The DNA sequence ATCGTCGCTTCCTGCATCCTGACCAGGTCCCGGGTGCGCTCGGCCACCAGGTGCTCCAGCAACCGGCTCTGGTCCTGCAGGCACAGCCGCACATGGCGCAGGTTGATCTGGGTCGCCACACGCGAGCGCACGATGGCCGGGCTGATCGGCTTGGCGATGTAGTCGGCCGCCCCCAGGCTCAATCCCATTTCCTCATCCTCCGGGCGGATCTTTGCGGTCAGGAAGATCACCGGTATGTCGGCCGTCGCGCGGTCTGCCTTCAGGCGCCGGCAGGTTTCGTAGCCGTCGAGCTCGGGCATCATCACGTCCAGCAGGATCAGGTCCGGATGCGGCGCGCTGGAGGCGATCTGCAGCGCCTTCAGGCCACCGGTGGCGATCTTCAGCTTGTACCGGTCCTTGAGCAGCGCCGACAGCAGCGCGATGTTGTCGGGCGTGTCGTCGACGATCAGGATGGTCGGCTTTGTTTCGGGCTGGCGCGGGCTGTTCATGGTCTGGATCATCCTTTACACGGCGTAGCCGGCCGCCTTGGCGCCACTGGCCAGCGCGGCCAGCGCCGCGTCGAAATCGTATTGGCGGGTGGCCTGTTCTATCCGCGCGCAGGTGTCGTCGTCCAGCGCCGCCGCCAGCAGGGCGCCGCCTTGCTGCAACAGGTCGAGCGCTTCGCTGTCGCACTGCGCCAGCAGCAGCGCGAACTCGCTGATGAGCGCCTGGGCCTCGTCGCGGTCGACCGCCGCATGCACGGCCTCGTGCGCCTGTGCCGGCGCGGTGCCCTTCGGCAGCGCGGCGGCGATCGCGTCGAACAGCGCGCGCAGGGTTGCATCCAGTTCGTCCAGCACGGGCTGCAGCTGCGACAGCACGTCGCCGCCGCGAATGCCGGCTTCGACCCGGGCCGACAGCCGCTGCACTTCGAGCGCGCCGAGCAGGCCCGCCACGCCCTTCAGGGTGTGCGCCAAGCGCTCGGCCAGCACGCGGTCCTGCTCCAGCGTCTGGCGGATACCCGCCACCGTGTCGCGCTGGCCCTCGCAGAAGCGCTCCAGCATCTCCAGGTAGAACGCGCGGTTGCCCAGCGTGCGCGACAGGCCGTCCTGCACGTTGAGCCCGGCGATCGCCAGCTCCGGCTCGTGCGCGTCGTCGGCGCGCCCCGCCCCGCCTTCGTCGTGCCGCGCCACGTGCTGCGGGCACCAGCGGCCGATGGCGCGGTACAGTTCGGCCGGGTTGATCGGCTTGCTCAGGTGGTCGTTCATGCCGGCGGCGAAGCAGCGATCGCGCTCCTCGACCATCGCATGCGCAGTCATCGCCACCACCGGCAGCTCGGCGAAGCGCGCGTCCGTGCGCAGCCGGCGCGTCGCTTCCAGGCCGTCCATTTCCGGCATCTGCACGTCCATGAGAACCATGCCGTAGCGCTCGGGGCCGGCCGCCATCAGCTGTTCCAGCGCGAGGCGGCCGTTGCCCGCAACCTCGACGGCGATGCCGGCCAGCTGCATCAGTTCGCCGGCGATCTGCTGGTTGATGTCGTTGTCCTCCACCAGCAGGACGGTGAGGTTGTCGAAGCGCGGCGCGCTCTCGCCGTTGCGCGCCATTTCCATCTGCGCGCTCGGCACGAACAGTTCGACCATGGTGTCGACCAGCAGCGACGCGCTCACCGGCTTGGCCAGGAAGGCATCGGCCTGCACGTTCTCGATGCGAAAGCGCGCTTCGTCGCGGCCGGCCGAGCTGAGCAGCACCATGCGCGGCGGCGCCGCCAGCGTGGCGTCGCTCTTGACGGTGTCGATCAGGTCGATGCCGTCGATGCCAGGCATGTGCAGGTCGGCGAACACCACGCCGTAGGGGCGCCCGGCGTCGGCCAGGTGAATCATTTCCAGCGCCTGGGCGCCGCCGGCGGCGAGATCGATTTCGAGCGGCAGCGCCGCCAGGCTTTCGGCCAGCACCGCGCGCGCGCGCGGGTTGTCGTCCACCAGCAGCACGCGCATGCCGTGGATCGCCTGCGGCGGGTGGTGCGGCCTCTGCGGCGCTTCGGACAGGCCGAACCAGGCGGTGAAGTAAATCGTGGTGCCTGCGCCCGGCTCGCTGTCGAGCCACACCGTGCCGCCCATGAGCTCGACCAGGCGCTTGGCGATCGATAGGCCGAGTCCCGTGCCGCCATACCTGCGGGTGGTCGACTCGTCGGCCTGGGAAAAGGCGCGAAACAGCTTGGCGGTCTGCTCGGGCGTCATGCCGATGCCGGTGTCGCTGACGGCGAACTGCAGCTGGATTTTGTCGGCGCTGGCATCCACGCGGCGGCAGGCAAGCGCGATCTCGCCGCGCTCGGTGAACTTGATGGCGTTGTTGACCAGGTTGATCAGCACCTGCCCGAGGCGCAACGGATCGCCGATCAGGCCGCGCGGGATATCGAGCGGAAAGCGGAACAGGTATTCCAGCCCCTTTTCATGCGCCCTGGCGCCGGTCACGGTGGCCACGTTGGAGAGCACGTCGTCGAGGCTGAAGCTGACGTGCTCCATGTTCAGCTTGCCGGCCTCGATCTTGGAAAAGTCGAGGATGTCGTTGATGATGCCCAGCAGCGAGATGCCGGCGCCGCGGATCTTTTCGATATAGTCGCGCTGCTTCGGATTCAATGCGGTGCGCAGCGCCAGATGCGCCATGCCGATGATGGCGTTCATCGGCGTGCGGATCTCGTGGCTCATGTTGGCCAGGAACATCGACTTGGCGCGCGTGGTTTCCTCGGCCTGCAGGCGCGCCAGCTCGGCTTCCTTCAGCTCGCTCTGGATCTGCAGGGTCTCCAGCCGGATGCGCTCGGCCACGCTGTGCTTCAGGCTGTCTTCCAGGATCTTGCGCTCGGTGATGTCGGTCATGAACGACAGCGTGGCGGGCGCGCCTTCCCAGTCGATCATCACGGCCGACAGCTCGACCCAGGTGGCATGGCCGGTCTTGCCGTTGACGACGCGGAACTGGTAGTGCTGATCGACCGGCTCGCCGCGCAGGCGGCGCATGTGATGGTCGATCACCAGCGGCCGGTCGTCCGGATGGATCGCGGTCGCGAACGGCGCTTCGAACAATTCCTGCTGCGTCATGCCGGTCAATTCCGCCAGGCGCGGATTGGCGAACACGATGCGGCCGTGCTGCACCACCAGGATGCATTCGGTGACGTTGTCGACTACCTGCCGGTAATGCTCTTCCGACTTGTTCAGGTCCGCTTCGAGCTGGCGGCGCTTGGTGATGTCCATCACCACCCATACCGTGCCGCGCGACAGGTCCGTGCGGTTGACCGCGCGCCCGGAAAGATAAGCCCAGAACAGGCTGCCGTCTTCGCGCCGCAGCGGCATTTCGATTTCGAAGGAGGCGCCGCGCGCCACCGCGTCGACCACCGCGGCGCCGGTCTGCAGGTAGGCTTCGCGCGACGGGTAATACGGCTCCAGCGAGCGGCCGAACGGATCGCCATGCTCGACGCCGAAGATCTGGAACATCGCGCTGTTGGCCCAGTGCACGCGACCGGCGGCATTGAGGAACACCATGCCGACGATGGAGTGCTCCAGGATCGTTTCGCGCTCGTCGAGCGTCTGCTTGAGCTTGTCCTCGAGCAGTTTGCGTTCGGTGATATCGTTGACGAACGACAGCGCCGCCGGGCGGCCTTCCCACTCGATGGTGACGGTCGACACCTCGACCCACGAGGTATTGCCGCTGGTCCGGTTGTTGACGCGGAAGACCGCGCGCGGCTCGACGTGCTCACCGCGCATGCGGCGCAAATGGCGTTCGATCACGAAGGCCTTGTCGTCGGGATGCACATCGACCAGCAACGGGCGCCCGATCACGTCCTGCGGCTGGTCGCCGGTCAGCTCCAGCATGCGGCTGTTGGCGAACACGATCTTGCCGTCCTGGCTCACCAGGATGCCTTCGATGGCGTTGTTGACCACTTGCCGGTGATGTTCCTCGGACTTGACCAGCGCCTCCTGCTGGCGCCGGCGCTCGCTTTGGTCGTACAGAAAGGCCAGCACCGCCGGCTGCCCCTCCCAGTCGATGCGCACCACGCTCGACTCGACCCACAGCGTGCCGCCGTGCCGGCAGACGATGCGGAACTGGGCGTAGCGCTGCGGTAGCGCGTCGCCTTCCATGCAGCGCCGGTAGCGTTCGCTCACCTCGTCGGCGTCGTCGGCATGGATCACGGCCGTCACTGGCATGCTCTTGAGCTCGTCGAGCGTGTAGCCGGACAGCTCGGCGGCGCGCGGATTGCCATAAATGAAAGCACCGGCCTGCACCACCACGATCGCTTCGCTGACGTTTTCGACCACGTCGCGATACAAGTCCCGCGAGCGGCGCAGCGCCATGTCCTGGGCGGCCTGGCGCTCGTCGATGTCGGTAAACGTCAGCACCACGCGGCGTGCGCCGGACGACAGCGTGATCGCCTTGAAGCTGACGATCGCCGTCACCAGCGAGCCATCCTTGCGCCGGATGCGCCATTCGTCGGCCACCCTGGGCGACTCGGCAAACAGCGCGGCGATGAAGCGCCCGGCATAGGCCGCCGTCTGCGGCGGCGCCAGCAGCGTCCACGGCGCGCCCACCACTTCCTCCATGGCGTAGCCGGTCAGGCGGCAGAACGCCTGGTTCACCTTCAGGAAGCGGCCTTCTTCATCGAAAAAGCAGATGCCGACGCCCGTTGCCTCGAATGCAACGGACATCAGCTCGCCGTCGTCGCGCGACGGACTGGTCGGATGGAGGGTCATCGGGCCGCCCACGGTTGATCAGGGCGGTGGCGGGCAGCCGCTTGCGCCTCTGATATTGGAAAAATTGATACAGGGAAACAATATCAGATTCGCCGCGCGGCGGCACCCGGTGCGGGATTTATTGTGTCGTGAAAGACCAGGAGCGGTTGACCGGTATGCCATCGATCGTGCCGGCGAACTGCACGTCGTAGGTGATGCCGTGAGCCAGCGGAGCGAGCGGGATGATGGCGGCGGCCGACGGCGAGGCATGGGCATCGACCGCGACCGAAGGCGTTCTCGGGTTGGCCGCCCCCACCACCAGCTGCGCCGGCAAGTCGGCGCCGCCGTGCGGGCGCACGGTGAAGCTGTCGACCAGCACGGTGGCCACGATATTGGCATGCACGCTGATCGGATAGCCGACTTCGTTCCGGTCCGGCACCGGGTCGGGCGATTCGTTATCGCTGAAGAAGTTGACCGGCACGCGCTGCTGCCCGGAGAACGGATAGGTCACCACGCTGCCGCCGGCCAGCCCCTGGTCGAGCCCGATGGCGGCGAAATTGGTGGTGAAATAGGTCGCGCCGCCGTTCACCGATGCCGCGCCCGCGCCGGCTTCCTTGAACATCGGCTCGAACACCAGGAAGCGGTGATAGATCGCCGCGATCAAGTCTTCGGCCGCCTTGAAGCCGGACGTGCTGCCGGTGCTGGAAATGACTTCGCCGTAGGCGTAGTTATCGTGGGGCAGGACATAGCCGGCGGCGGCGAGGCGATCGGCGACCTGCACGCCGGTGAAGCCGGGATTTCCCTGTGTCTGCTCGTGCGTGATGACGTTATTGATCTTCTGGTAATTGGAGTGGCCGAGCGCCGCGGCATCGATCTTGCCATTGCGCGTCAGCGCCGCCAGCCCGAGCTGTCCGCGGCGGAAGTTGAACCAGTTAAAGCCGTCCGTTGCCGTATCGCCTGTCGACTGCGGCGCACTTGGCTCGTTGGTGGCAGCCGTTGCCGCCGCCGGAGAGAGGGTGCTGGAATCGCTGGCGCCGCCGCCGCATGCGGCAAGGACGAGCGCGGCGAACAAGACAGACAGTGGCAGACGGATGGATCGCCCCATTGAATATTCCTTAAGAAAAAAGTGGCGTAGCGAATGCGATCGCGGAAATGAAATTTTCACGTTAGATGGACTCGGTCGCGTTCAGTTGCAAGCCGTGCGGAAAATTGTGCGCAATCGAGATAAGCGGCCGCATCTGGTCGCATCCGCAACGGCGCACCTTTAGGCCAGCGCCGGAAAACGCACCTCGACCTTCAGCCCCTTGCCATTCGGTCCATCCAGCAAGCGCACCGATGCGCCGTGCATGGCGGCGATGTCGCGCACGATCGCCAGGCCCAGGCCGGTGCCTTCCGCATTGATCGACTGCGCCAGAGCGGCGCGGTAAAACGGCGCGAACACTTTCTCGCGCTCGGCGGCGGCGATGCCGGGGCCGCTGTCCTCCACCTCGAGCACGGCTTGCGCTTCATTCAACACGCGCAGCGTCACCCTGCCGCCGGGCGGCGTATAGCGGATCGCGTTGTCGAGCAGGTTGGCGACCATCTCGTGCAGCAGCAATGCGTTGCCGCGCACCCTGGCTTCGTCGGCGCCCTCCAGCGACAGGTCGATCCCCTTCTGCACCGCCTGCTGCGCCAGCTCCAGACCGGCCTGGCGCACGACGTCAACCAGCGACATGTAACTCAGCTCGCCGGCCGCCGCGCCGTGCCCGGCGCGCGCCAGCGTCAGCAGCCGGTTGGCCAGGTGCACGGTGGCGTCGGTGGTGCGCGCGATGCCCTCGACGATGTCGCGCAGCGCCTGCGGGTCGTTTTCGCGCAAGGCCAGCTCGGCCTGCGTCTTGAGCACCGTCAGCGGCGTGCGCAGCTGGTGCGACGCGTCGGCGATGAAGCGGCGCTGTCCCGCGATGAGCGCCTGCAGGCGCGACATGTAGCCGTTCATGGCCACCACCAGCGGCTGCACTTCCTTGTGCACCAGGGACGGGTCGAAGTCGTCGAGGTCGGTGGGCGCGCGCTGCTCGACCTGGTGCTTCAGGCGCATGAGCGGCCGCAGCACGAAGCGCACCGCGAACCATGCCAGCAGGGCCGCCGCCAGCACCAGCACCGCCTGCCGCCACAGGGTGTCGAGCAGGATCTTGCGCGACAGGTCGCGCCGCGCCTCGCGCGATTCGCCCACCTGGATCAGGGCGATGCCGCGCATGCTGTCGTCGTACACCGGCTGGTACAGCGCGGCGATGCGCACCTCCTCGCCGCGATAGTCGGCATAGTAGAAATACACGAGCGCCGGGTAGGCATCGGAGCGCACCGTGTTTTTCGGCAGCGGCGGCAAGTCGCCGTAGCCGGACACGAATTCGCCGTTGACGCCGGTGACCTTGTAGTACAGCCGGCCCAGCGTGTCGGTCTCGAAACTGTCCAGGGCGACGTAGGGGACGTCGGCCACGACCTTGCCGCCGGCCACGCTCACGCGTTCGGCCAGCGCCCGGGTGGAAGCCAGCAACGAGCGGTCGTACGCCATGTCGGCGGCGTCGAGCGCGTCGCGGTAGACCGAGACGGCATCGAAGCCGACCAGCACGAACAGGGGCAACAGCAGCCAGCGCAGCAGCTGGCCGCGCAGGCTGCCCAGCGCGGGGCCGCGCCCGGCAGCCACCCTCACTTCGTCGCTTCCAGCAGATAGCCCAGCCCGCGCAGCGTGGTGATGGCGACCCGGCCCTGGTCTGCGCGCTCAAGCTTCTTGCGCAGGCGGTGCACGTAGATCTCGATGGCGTCGCGCCCGGCGTCATCCGCCAGCGAGAACACTTCGTCGAACAGTTTCTCTTTCGAGACGGCGCGGCCGGCGCGCGTGATGAGCACCTCCAGCACCGCGTGTTCGCGCGGCGTGAGGGCCAGCGGCGCGGCGCCGTAGGTGAACATGCGCGACACGGTGTCGAAGCTGAGCGCGCCGCACTGCAGCACCACCGCTTCGCTGCCCCGGGCGCGGCGCAGCAAGGCTTTCACGCGCGCTTCCAGCTCGGCCAGCTCGAACGGCTTGGCGAGATAGTCGTCGGCGCCCAGGTTCAGGCCCTGCACGCGGTCGTTCAGGCCGCCGCGCGCGGTCAGCACCAGCACCGGCGTCTTGCTGCCGCGCGCGCGCATGCGCTTCAACACGTCGAGCCCGTCCATTTTCGGCAGCGTCAGGTCGAGGATGACCAGCGCGTATTCCTGCGTGTGCAGGAGCGTGTCGGCGTCGGCGCCGTTCATCGCGCATTCGACCGTCAGGCGCGCATCCTGCAGCGCCTTGCCGATCCAGTGCGACAGCTCGGCATGATCTTCAACCAACAGGATACGCATAGGCAGGTTCGTCGAAATGGAATGAAAATGCGGGTACGGCACAGGTTCTCGCAGGAACGTCATTATGACCCGCGCGCCCTGTTTCGTCATATCCGCATTATCCGATTTACAAAAGGACAAGGCGGCAACGGTGGCGCATTAGCAATCATTTAATAACCATGCGAACAAGCGCCGGGGCGCATTACTGAAAGCCAATTGAAAGACGCCCCCGCTTAACATGCATATCAACTCATAGAGGCTTCCATGATGCACATGCTGGTCAGATACGCGATGAAATTGGGGACGGCGCTGCTGCTGGCCGCGCACGCCCACGCCGCCACGCCCGCCCAGCCGGACGCGGAATGCATCGTGCCTTCCAAGCCGGGCGGCGGCTTCGACCTGACCTGCAAGCTGGCGCAGAAGGGCATGCAGATCGTCGCGCCCAAACGCGCGGATGCCGCCATGCATATCGGCTATCTGCCGGGCGGTATCGGCGCGGTCGCCTGGAGCGCCTATACCTCGCAGCGGCGCGCGGAAGCCGATACGCTGGTGGCGTTTTCGGGCGGCTCGCTGCTCAACATCGCGCTGGGCAAATTCGGCAACGCGTCGGTCAACGACGTGCGCTGGGTGGCGGCGCTCGCCGCCGACTACGGCATGATCGCGGTGCGCGACGATGCGCCCTACCGCAACCTGCGCGAACTGGTCGATGCCTTGAAGCGCGACCCGTCCAAGGTGGCCATCGGCGCCGGCGGCACCATCGGCAGCCAGGACTGGATCAAGATGGCCTTGATCGCCAAGCACGATCGCATCGCCCCGAAATCGCTGCGCTTCGTCGCCTTCGAAGGCGGCGGGGAAGCGTTTACCGCGCTCATGGCGGGCCATGTGCAGGTCGTCTCCGGCGACGCGTCGGAGGCTTCGCTGCACATCGGCACCGGCAAGATCCGCGTGCTGGCAGTGCTGTCGGACGCGCGCCTGCCGGGCGTGCTGGCCAACGTGCCAACCGCGCGCGAGCAGGGCTTCGACGTGAGCTGGCCGCTCATCCGCGGCGTGTACATGGGACCGAAGGTGCCCGACGCCGACTACCGCAAATGGGTAGCGAAATTCGACCGGGCGCTGGCGACGCAGGCGTTCAACGACGTGCGCGCGGGTTACGGCCTGTATCCGTTCGCCATGACCGGCGCGGAACTCACCGACTACATAAGACAAACCGTGGACAACTACGGCAGGCAAGTCAAGGAATTGGGTTTGATTCGATAGGCACGGCCCGTGCCATTTATAAAAGGAGTGGACAACATGATCTCGAAGCACATCATCGCACGCGCATTCGCGGCGGCATTCGCCGCCGTCGCCATCCAGGCCTCGGCCCAGGCTCCGGCCGGCTATCCGGCCGATTACGCAAAAATCGTCGACGCCGCCAAGCACGAAGGCAAGCTGGTGGTCTATGCCGCCACCGACACCAAGGCGGCCGAGCCGCTGATCAAGGATTTCAATGCGCTGTACCCGGACATCAAGGTCGAGTACAACGACATGAACTCGACCGAGATCTACAACCGCTACATCTCCGAAATCGCCGCCGGCGGCGCCACCGCCGACGTACTGTGGTCGTCCGCGATGGACCTGCAGATCAAGCTGGTCAACGACGGCTACGGCCTGCAGTACAAGTCGCCGGAGCTGGCCGCGCTGCCGTTCTGGGCATCGATGAACAACACCGCCTACGGCACGACCTTCGAGCCTGCCGTGTTCGTCTACAACAAGCGCCAGGTGACCGGCGACGAGATCCCGCAGACGCACGCCGACTTCGCCAGGCTCTTGACGACCAAGACCGACAAGTTCAAGGACAAGGTCATCACCTACGACATCGAGAAATCCGGCGTCGGCTTCATGTTCATCACGCAGGACCTGCGCGTCAACGACAAGTTCTGGGACCTGGCCAAGGCCCTGGGCACGGCCAGCGTGCGCGTGCAGTCGTCGACCGGCACCATGCTCGAGCGCGTCTCGTCCGGCGAGAACCTGCTCGGCTACAACGTGATGGGCTCCTACGCGCTGGTGCGTGCGAAGAAGGACCCGAACCTGGGCGTGGTGATTCCGAAGGATTACACGCTGGTGCTGTCGCGCGTGCAGTTCATCAGCAAGAGCACCAAGCACCCGAACGCGGCCAAGCTGTGGATCGACTACCTGCTCTCCAAGCGCGGCCAGACCATCATCTCCAACGACTCCAAGCTGTACGCCATCCGCAGCGACGTGCACGGCGAGACCAGCTCGGTCGAACTGTCCAAGGAAATCGGCAACGGCCTGAAGCCGCTGCAAGTCAACGTGATGATGCTGCAGTACATGGACCAGGCCAAGCGCCTGGCCTTCCTGAAGCAGTGGAAAGAGGCGATGGCGAAGAAGTAAGCGCGCCGCGCTCCACGGAGGAAGCGGCGCGCTCTAGCGGCCCTTCCATCCAAGGCCCACTTCCTCCCCGAAGCGGGCCCTGCCCCGACAGCCGCACATGCCCGTTCCCCTTGCGCCCTACGGCAGGGGAGGCGGACGGCGCACACCCGGGGCGCACATGAATACAACATCGAGACACGCATGCAAACCCTGACACTCCCCCAACCGGCGGCCATCGAGCGCCGCTCGTGGGCCGCGCGCCTGAACTGGCCGCGCGGCGTGGTCGTCGCGCTCGCCGCCACGGCCATCTTCCTGCCGCTGGCGCTGATCTTTTACCAGAGCCTGCTGTCGGCTCCGTTCTTCGTGCCGTCAAAAACCTTCGGCCTGGATGCCTTCCGCTTCATTTTCGAGGACGATGATTTTCGCCAGGCGTTCGTCAACGGCATGATCCTCGCCACGGGCCTGGCCGTCATCGCCGTGCCGCTGGGCGCGATGCTGGCCTTCCTGATGGTACGCACCGACCTGCCGGGCCGCACCTGGATCGGACCACTTTTGCTGGTGCCGATCTTCGTGTCGCCGATGGTGATGGGGTTCGGCTACGTGGTGTCGATGGGCCCGGTCGGGTTCTACACGCTGTGGGTCAAGGAACTGACCGGCGTGCAGCCCTGGAACATCTATTCGTTCGCCTCCATCGTGATCATCGCCGGCCTGACCCACGTGCCGCACGTCTACCTGTACTCGTCGTCCGCCTTGAAGAGCCTCGGCTCGGACGTCGAGGAAGCGGCGCGCGTGGCGGGCGCCTCGCCGCTGCAGGTGGCGCTGAACGTGTCGCTGCCGATGATCATGCCGGCGCTGGCCTACGCGGCGGTGCTGGTGTTCTTCCTCGGCTTCGAGGTGTTCGGCCTGGTGCTGGTGCTGGGCGACCCGGAAGGGCACCTGGTGCTGTCGACCTACCTGTACAAGCTGACCAACAAGCTCGGCACGCCGTCCTACCACCTGATGGCGGCGGTCGCCGTGTGCCTGGTGGCGGTGACGATGCCGCTGGTGATGCTGCAGCGCTGGCTCCTGAAATCGGCCAACAAGTATGTGTCGATCAAGGGCAAGGGCGCGCGCCAGAAGGCGCTGCCGCTCGGCAAATGGAAGTGGATCGCGTTCGCCTTCATCGCCGCCTGGCTGGTCTTCACCATCGTCATGCCACTGTCGGGCATCGCGCTGCGCTCGTTCGTGTCCTACTGGGGCGAGGGCGTCAAGCTGTCCGAGGCATTCACGCTGCAGCACTTCAAGGACATCCTGGAGCAGCCCTCGCTCATGCGCGGCATTTTGAACACGGTGCTGATCGGCGTGATCGGCGGCGCCATCGCGGTGGCCTGCTACTCCGCGATCGCGCTGGCCGGCCACCGCAAGCCGGACGGCATCACGCGCTTTCTCGACTACAGCGTGCTGATTCCGCGCGCGGTGCCGGGATTGCTGGCCGGCCTGTCCTTCCTGTGGGTGTTCCTGTTCGTTCCGGCGGTATTGGAAAGCATGCTGCAATGGTTCGACAACAGCGTCGCGCAATGGCTGATCGACAACCTGATCCCGCAGCTGCGCGCGCTGCGCTCGACCATCTTCTCGGTCTGGATCGCCTATTCGGTGGTCTGGATGGCCTACGGCCTGCGCCTGATCTCGACGTCGCTCTTGCAGGTCGGCCCGGAGCTGGAGGAAGCCGCGCGCGCCGTCGGCGCCTCGCGCGGCCAGGTCACGCGCGACGTGACGCTGCCGCTGGTGAAGTTCGGCCTGCTGGGCGCGTGGCTGATGGTGTTCCTGATCTTCGAGCGCGAATATTCGACCGGCGTGTACCTGCT is a window from the Noviherbaspirillum sp. UKPF54 genome containing:
- a CDS encoding PAS domain S-box protein — its product is MTLHPTSPSRDDGELMSVAFEATGVGICFFDEEGRFLKVNQAFCRLTGYAMEEVVGAPWTLLAPPQTAAYAGRFIAALFAESPRVADEWRIRRKDGSLVTAIVSFKAITLSSGARRVVLTFTDIDERQAAQDMALRRSRDLYRDVVENVSEAIVVVQAGAFIYGNPRAAELSGYTLDELKSMPVTAVIHADDADEVSERYRRCMEGDALPQRYAQFRIVCRHGGTLWVESSVVRIDWEGQPAVLAFLYDQSERRRQQEALVKSEEHHRQVVNNAIEGILVSQDGKIVFANSRMLELTGDQPQDVIGRPLLVDVHPDDKAFVIERHLRRMRGEHVEPRAVFRVNNRTSGNTSWVEVSTVTIEWEGRPAALSFVNDITERKLLEDKLKQTLDERETILEHSIVGMVFLNAAGRVHWANSAMFQIFGVEHGDPFGRSLEPYYPSREAYLQTGAAVVDAVARGASFEIEMPLRREDGSLFWAYLSGRAVNRTDLSRGTVWVVMDITKRRQLEADLNKSEEHYRQVVDNVTECILVVQHGRIVFANPRLAELTGMTQQELFEAPFATAIHPDDRPLVIDHHMRRLRGEPVDQHYQFRVVNGKTGHATWVELSAVMIDWEGAPATLSFMTDITERKILEDSLKHSVAERIRLETLQIQSELKEAELARLQAEETTRAKSMFLANMSHEIRTPMNAIIGMAHLALRTALNPKQRDYIEKIRGAGISLLGIINDILDFSKIEAGKLNMEHVSFSLDDVLSNVATVTGARAHEKGLEYLFRFPLDIPRGLIGDPLRLGQVLINLVNNAIKFTERGEIALACRRVDASADKIQLQFAVSDTGIGMTPEQTAKLFRAFSQADESTTRRYGGTGLGLSIAKRLVELMGGTVWLDSEPGAGTTIYFTAWFGLSEAPQRPHHPPQAIHGMRVLLVDDNPRARAVLAESLAALPLEIDLAAGGAQALEMIHLADAGRPYGVVFADLHMPGIDGIDLIDTVKSDATLAAPPRMVLLSSAGRDEARFRIENVQADAFLAKPVSASLLVDTMVELFVPSAQMEMARNGESAPRFDNLTVLLVEDNDINQQIAGELMQLAGIAVEVAGNGRLALEQLMAAGPERYGMVLMDVQMPEMDGLEATRRLRTDARFAELPVVAMTAHAMVEERDRCFAAGMNDHLSKPINPAELYRAIGRWCPQHVARHDEGGAGRADDAHEPELAIAGLNVQDGLSRTLGNRAFYLEMLERFCEGQRDTVAGIRQTLEQDRVLAERLAHTLKGVAGLLGALEVQRLSARVEAGIRGGDVLSQLQPVLDELDATLRALFDAIAAALPKGTAPAQAHEAVHAAVDRDEAQALISEFALLLAQCDSEALDLLQQGGALLAAALDDDTCARIEQATRQYDFDAALAALASGAKAAGYAV
- a CDS encoding CAP domain-containing protein, with amino-acid sequence MGRSIRLPLSVLFAALVLAACGGGASDSSTLSPAAATAATNEPSAPQSTGDTATDGFNWFNFRRGQLGLAALTRNGKIDAAALGHSNYQKINNVITHEQTQGNPGFTGVQVADRLAAAGYVLPHDNYAYGEVISSTGSTSGFKAAEDLIAAIYHRFLVFEPMFKEAGAGAASVNGGATYFTTNFAAIGLDQGLAGGSVVTYPFSGQQRVPVNFFSDNESPDPVPDRNEVGYPISVHANIVATVLVDSFTVRPHGGADLPAQLVVGAANPRTPSVAVDAHASPSAAAIIPLAPLAHGITYDVQFAGTIDGIPVNRSWSFTTQ
- a CDS encoding ABC transporter substrate-binding protein: MISKHIIARAFAAAFAAVAIQASAQAPAGYPADYAKIVDAAKHEGKLVVYAATDTKAAEPLIKDFNALYPDIKVEYNDMNSTEIYNRYISEIAAGGATADVLWSSAMDLQIKLVNDGYGLQYKSPELAALPFWASMNNTAYGTTFEPAVFVYNKRQVTGDEIPQTHADFARLLTTKTDKFKDKVITYDIEKSGVGFMFITQDLRVNDKFWDLAKALGTASVRVQSSTGTMLERVSSGENLLGYNVMGSYALVRAKKDPNLGVVIPKDYTLVLSRVQFISKSTKHPNAAKLWIDYLLSKRGQTIISNDSKLYAIRSDVHGETSSVELSKEIGNGLKPLQVNVMMLQYMDQAKRLAFLKQWKEAMAKK
- a CDS encoding tripartite tricarboxylate transporter substrate binding protein codes for the protein MHMLVRYAMKLGTALLLAAHAHAATPAQPDAECIVPSKPGGGFDLTCKLAQKGMQIVAPKRADAAMHIGYLPGGIGAVAWSAYTSQRRAEADTLVAFSGGSLLNIALGKFGNASVNDVRWVAALAADYGMIAVRDDAPYRNLRELVDALKRDPSKVAIGAGGTIGSQDWIKMALIAKHDRIAPKSLRFVAFEGGGEAFTALMAGHVQVVSGDASEASLHIGTGKIRVLAVLSDARLPGVLANVPTAREQGFDVSWPLIRGVYMGPKVPDADYRKWVAKFDRALATQAFNDVRAGYGLYPFAMTGAELTDYIRQTVDNYGRQVKELGLIR
- a CDS encoding response regulator gives rise to the protein MRILLVEDHAELSHWIGKALQDARLTVECAMNGADADTLLHTQEYALVILDLTLPKMDGLDVLKRMRARGSKTPVLVLTARGGLNDRVQGLNLGADDYLAKPFELAELEARVKALLRRARGSEAVVLQCGALSFDTVSRMFTYGAAPLALTPREHAVLEVLITRAGRAVSKEKLFDEVFSLADDAGRDAIEIYVHRLRKKLERADQGRVAITTLRGLGYLLEATK
- a CDS encoding sensor histidine kinase yields the protein MRVAAGRGPALGSLRGQLLRWLLLPLFVLVGFDAVSVYRDALDAADMAYDRSLLASTRALAERVSVAGGKVVADVPYVALDSFETDTLGRLYYKVTGVNGEFVSGYGDLPPLPKNTVRSDAYPALVYFYYADYRGEEVRIAALYQPVYDDSMRGIALIQVGESREARRDLSRKILLDTLWRQAVLVLAAALLAWFAVRFVLRPLMRLKHQVEQRAPTDLDDFDPSLVHKEVQPLVVAMNGYMSRLQALIAGQRRFIADASHQLRTPLTVLKTQAELALRENDPQALRDIVEGIARTTDATVHLANRLLTLARAGHGAAAGELSYMSLVDVVRQAGLELAQQAVQKGIDLSLEGADEARVRGNALLLHEMVANLLDNAIRYTPPGGRVTLRVLNEAQAVLEVEDSGPGIAAAEREKVFAPFYRAALAQSINAEGTGLGLAIVRDIAAMHGASVRLLDGPNGKGLKVEVRFPALA